The nucleotide window TTCAATTCTTTTCTTAGCTTCACATAAGTCTACATTTTAATGTTAGAGAGTGATGTATATATGAAAATCATTTGTAACAGAATTGATATACCAACTTGGTTATCATAGGAGGAAGAAAGTTTTACACTAAGTTGTTAGGAAATATTCTACTTCAAGTTGTTCTACATCCATTGGTAAACAAGTGCATATGCATTTAATCAAAATCGACATTAACAATATTAATACAATTCTCAAATAAGAGGTGGAATTAGACTACTTCAATAAGAGGTAAAACAAGATTACAGTAAGTGTCATCTCCCTAACTCCCATTATTCTCAAGGTGGGAGCCAAGATTTTAATCATATATGATATTGAGAGCAATACAAAATAACTATATAGTAATTAACATAGGAATTGTCTTATGTTTGAAAAACCAACAATTTTGATGATTGtacaaatgaaattttttagaagctaAGGGACAACCAATTTCCGTAAACctcctcaattttattttcaatttcaccTGTTATCACAACAAGTACATCATCGATTCTTCTTTCTTGCTTCTCCCTTCAAACATGAAAAACTTAGTATTGTTTATTTAGTTGATTTCATGTGAAGAATACGAAATTAAATTGTTTGGTCTTCTTTGCAGACTTACCAAAGAGTAATAAGCACCACTTGGCCCTTTTGACAATAAATTTGAATGTGTTCCTTTCTCAACAACAATGCCCTTATCCAAAACAGCAATCAAATCACAATTTTGTATAGTACTCAACCTATGTGCCACAACCACACTTGTCCTTCCAACCATAACCCTTTCTAAAGCATCTTGGACTAATTTCTCAGATTGACTATCAAGTGCACTTGTTGCTTCATCCAAAAGCAACACCTCTGGATTCTTCAATATAGCTCTAGCTATTGCAATTCTTTGTTTTTGACCACCACTAAGTTGAACTCCTCTATCACCACACAATGTATCATAACCATCTTTTAAGCTTGATATAAAATCATGAGCACTTGCAGCCTTTGATGCCTCTATAATTTCACTCTCATCAACCTTATCATCGTAAGCTCCATATGCAATATTTTCCCTTATGGTACCACTAAACAATGTTGGTTCTTGACTCACAAGTGCAATGTGTTCCCTTAATGACCTTAGATTATATGTCTTTATGTCTCTACCATCAATTGTCACTATCCCTTTAAGTGGATCATAGAATCTTTCAATAAGTCCTATGATTGTTGATTTTCCAGAACCACTTTCCCCTACCAAAGCTGTCGATTTTCCAGCATCAATTTTAATCGAGAACCCTTGAAAAATCATCACATTAGGTCTAGCCGGATATGCAAAATGTACATCAAAAAGTTCAATTATTCCTATTAATTTTTCAGCTTTGTAACCTCTCAAGTCATTGGGCTTGATTTTTGTATACCTATCGAGAATTGCAAAAACTGATCCAATGGCATCAGAGCCTTTAGCAAGATCACTCGTCATGCTACCGGCATCAGCAATAACTCTTCCTGTACTTACCAAAATcataaaagttttaaataaCGCCTTAGCCGAGATATAACCTTGCGACACAAGTTTTCCACCATACCAAAAGTCCAAAGCCCAAGTAGAATAATTGAGACATTGTGAACATGCAAGCCCAATACCTGCAAACCAAGACTGTCTAACACTTTCATGACTCGGGCCTTGTTGGGCCTTTTCAAGCATTTTGAGAATTCTATCTTGAGATGAAAAAGCATTGATGGTTCTTAGATTTGAAACAGCTTCAGCAGCTATTTTGCTACACTGATCTTGAGCCTTGATGGCTTTGCTTGACATGTTCTTAAGAAGGACACGCCTTGTGTAGAAACAATAAATGATAAGTGGTTGAACTGCTATCATAACAATGGCTAGTTTCCATGCAATGATTAGGCCCATTGTGAATGCTATTACCACCGCTGAAATTGTTTGTACTACTAATGCCAATCTATCACCCACCAAAGATCTTACCTGTGAAATTAATCGGAATAAAACAATGTCATAGAGAGAATCACAATGCACAAGGTGTATTTGGAAGCAACTTTACCTACCTCATGTTTCCAAATATATCactttattttcactttttgtttttcaaattttagtatagaaaacattgaaaattattctattacttttataaaacataaaacatatgTTTCATGCAATTAACAAAGAAAATGGAAGCCACCATGATTCAAATCTTTAATTTGATTTCGGCGACACTTCAAAATATCCGCACGTCCTTTGAGTCGACTATGAGACTAATCCTCAATAATGTATTTTGTGAGGATAGAATCGAACGGTGTTCtttccacacacacacactagcTCAACAGTTATAGCCAAATGAGTCACATATATCGAGCACCCTTATGCGAATTCATACACAAGTACAAAATTGAAAGCATATTACAagtaaacataattaaattggTGATACCTTCTACAAGCTCCATTACTTAAATATATCATGagctaactatttaattaaaaaacacattACTGTTATCTATATGTAGATAAACTTTACTATCAAATATATCTACCATCTTACTACACTATGGtattactgttttttttttaacaagcaaaaatcACTCTGGTATTACTTCTTAgcatttgtttttataatatgaCGAGACTATGAAATAGTATTGACTATTTATGTAAACTTCTTAAGTTAGTGTATTAAGTTCTTAATATATAgatttctctaaaataaaagttcttaatatatatttgtgaTATTATATACCACATTGGCATCTTTGGCAAGTCTAGAGCAAAGTTAAACAGAAATTGAAGAGAACATACCACATTGGCATCTTTGGCAAGTCTAGAGCAAACAGAACCTGTAGAATTTTGATCTTCATCAAACCAACCAACTTCAAATGTGAGTATCTTAGAAAACATTTTTTCTCTAACCCTCTTAGTCAAATACTCTCCCATGTAAGCAAAGCTATAATGTTGAAGCATATTAATAACCATTGAAATAACAGCCAGCCCTagaaaacaaaaaccataaatccTAATTTGTTTCTTGATCTCATCGTGGTCCTCAATAAAATAAACTGATATAACCGACCCCATTGCAAACGAATACACAGGTTGAATCGCACCGAATAAAACCGCATTAAAACAACCCAAACATGCTTGCTTCCACTCTGGCCCATTCATGGCCAACAACCTTCGAAACGATGGAACCTCGACATTCTCCCTTTTCTTATTATACTTATGATCATTATTATTGTGATCAACAACTGCAACATCATTATTAACAGTATCTTCAACatcattgttataattaacGATATCATCACCACCGTGTGTCATTGAGTTGAAAGAGCTAGAATGACTCACAAGTCTACGACTACTCGTGATTTCCATGTGATCTCTATTCATGATAGATGGAGTGTCATCACTTTGGTCATTTCTAGTTTGTTGGAGACGAACAAGGGATGTGTAAAGAGAATTGTCATTTTGCATGAGGCTATCGTGAGATCCCATTTCCATGACCAGACCATTTTGAACGACCGCAATAATGTCTGCATTTTGGATGGTAGATAAGCGGTGAGCGATGATGATGGTGGTTCGTCCAACTGCAGCTTTGTCTAGAGCTTCTTGGACGACTCGTTCGGATTCAGAATCGAGTGCACTTGTTGCTTCGTCTAACAATAgaatttttggcatttttatgaTGGCTCTTGCAATTGCAATTCTTTGCTTTTGTCCCCCTGACATTTGAACTCCCCTCTCCCCAACCTGTAGTAGTAAACATACAATTAACATCTTTATTTTAACTTAACacaataattatatatttagtaGAATTAGTTTGATTCATGTGAATTCTtacattacaattttttttaagggataatTTGTTATGTAGAGTAGAAGTGTTAGCATTAGTCTCTCCATGATATTGCTCGAAATTCATACAAGTCTCCCTAAGTAGTGTAAGCCACATACAtttcattgaataaatttatgaaaaagaaattgcCAAATAGTGTATTTCTAAttcttcaatgattttttttatattacaatttaagttatcaattaaaaaattacttaaattgCATTAAAATAGGAACAATACACAAAACTAATCTAAAAATGTAaacacttttttctttcaattttacccttcacttagttattttttaccattttattgTTCATTGCAAACCAAAGCAAAACGTACATGTAAGCTCCCATCTCGGCGTTAGTGAGATATAATAGAAAGAAGACAAAACAATAGTGAACAAGTAAGACAAATCTTGCATCATGCAAAATTTAGTTTTAAACATTGGACCAATAAATCTCACGATTAAATTATATGAAGATGTGATGTGACTTATTGatctaatggtaaaaaaaacacTTGTGCATGTTAGACTTGCACATTTAGCACTAACCTGAGTATCATATCCTTGTGGcaacaatgaaatgaaattatgaGCATTGGAAGCTTTAGCAGCATCCACAATTTCTTCATATGTAGCATCCTCTCTTCCAAAAAGTATATTCTCCTTAATGCTTGTTGCAAACAAAGCAGGTTCTTGACTCACTAAACCCATTTGTGACCTAAGCCACTTAAGTTGCAACTTATGAATAGCAACTCCATCAAGAAGAATCTCTCCACCAATTGGATCATAAAATCTTTGTAAAAGTGATACAACTGTTGATTTTCCTGAACCACTTCCTCCTACCAATGCCACTGTTTTTCCTGATGGAACCTTCAAGCAAAAATCATTTAAGATCACACTTTCTGGTCTTGATGGATACACAAATTCAACATGGTTGAACTCAACTTCCCCCAAGACTTTCTCTATAATTTCACCTTCCATGTTTTCAGAATCTATCTTTGGAACTCTTTTTATCACTTCCATTATTCTTTCTCCTGCTGCACTTGCTTCTGAGAAGTACTTCACATTTGATAAACTAGTTCCGAAAGCCCTGtctcataaataaaaatatatagttaataaaaaaagaggCACAATTTAAGCACATGGTTTTAAATAGCGATCACGTCATGATCCTTGATACTGTTGAGAATCATAGTCAGATACGACCAACGAGGTCATGGAGACTTAAAAACCATGATGGCAAGGCCACAATTGTGATCGGTATGTACATTGGGTTTAGATTGTGTGCAGTGTAACTGCAAGCAATATGTCACATCTTAACCGTCTGATTTCaatgcaaattttattttttttatttttgaaatttagcATAATGAGGTAGAAATTAGGATGGTTGGATCTTGTTGAAACAATCCAAATGTGGCTTACTGCGTGCAGTCGTCGAGTTGAGATTGCACACAACCTAGACCCTTATACCTTAAGCTCACAAAGtaagaaatttttgagttatCAATACCTAAAAAAGTTCAATTAGCGACAGaaaatagaaatgaaaaaattgaattactATGCAATTATGATGTCTCTAACACATAGAGACGGACTTCATGTTTTTTTGTATCTTAACTTTTCGTCGCTGATTCAACTTTTTTCTGAATAGTAttaattgaatggaatgagatAAAGGGTTAAAGTATAATTACAATCCTCCAAGTGTTATTGAAATTCCAACTGAATAAACAGTACCACCTTTAGCACCATGATACATGACCATTCTGCTACCATAATATGACATCAAAGACCATACAGCAAAAACAAGACCATTGCTTCCTATGCCTATGCCTTTCGCCAAGCCTTGTTTCAATCCCAATTTCACTGATCCTTCCAAAGCATTAGAGAAAGCAGCTATGGTTTTGCTTTCTCCTGCAAAGGAATAAACAGTTCTGATTGAAGATATTGCTTGTTGTGCTATTGTACCGGCTTTATTGTACTCTTCTCTAATTTTTCTAGCCAATCCCATCGAAATTCTTCCATACATGAAACCAGGAATCACTAGTAGTACCAAAAAAGGGAACCCAACAATTGCCAATCTCCATAACAATGCAAATGCTGCTATGTAGCTTCCAAGGAACATAGATGCATTCATCAAAAAATTTGGAACCTACGTAAGtttcaaattataagaaattaaCTATTTGTTAATGtcatatatataatcatatgAAATTTAATGTGAAATaagcttttaagtaggctttcgGGCATAAGTCAGGTCAGACacttaaaaaataatctagGTCAGGTAATAGATCAAACTCGGGGCTTGGAGTATTATAACAGTAAAACCTATTTAATTTAAGTATGGTCTGATATATTTCTATTGcaatataaaaattgatatgCTATCCCATAATAGGTCAAATGAGTTTGCATTTTGTGGTACCTTTTCGCTAATAACATCTTGAATTACGAGGCTATCATTGGAGACACTGGTGATGACTTCTGATGTGCTTGTAATATGCAAATCAAAGTAAGCTACATCTTGTCTTAGAATTGCTTTTAAGTACC belongs to Medicago truncatula cultivar Jemalong A17 chromosome 6, MtrunA17r5.0-ANR, whole genome shotgun sequence and includes:
- the LOC11419686 gene encoding ABC transporter B family member 15 yields the protein MGGGDQKNVYIVKKKKKNGSFKSIFMHADVLDWFFMVFGLIGSIGDGISVPLLLFIAGRLMNSIGSASGASSNNFVHDINKNAVLFLYLACASFVACFLEGYCWTRTGERQAARMRVRYLKAILRQDVAYFDLHITSTSEVITSVSNDSLVIQDVISEKVPNFLMNASMFLGSYIAAFALLWRLAIVGFPFLVLLVIPGFMYGRISMGLARKIREEYNKAGTIAQQAISSIRTVYSFAGESKTIAAFSNALEGSVKLGLKQGLAKGIGIGSNGLVFAVWSLMSYYGSRMVMYHGAKGGTVYSVGISITLGGLAFGTSLSNVKYFSEASAAGERIMEVIKRVPKIDSENMEGEIIEKVLGEVEFNHVEFVYPSRPESVILNDFCLKVPSGKTVALVGGSGSGKSTVVSLLQRFYDPIGGEILLDGVAIHKLQLKWLRSQMGLVSQEPALFATSIKENILFGREDATYEEIVDAAKASNAHNFISLLPQGYDTQVGERGVQMSGGQKQRIAIARAIIKMPKILLLDEATSALDSESERVVQEALDKAAVGRTTIIIAHRLSTIQNADIIAVVQNGLVMEMGSHDSLMQNDNSLYTSLVRLQQTRNDQSDDTPSIMNRDHMEITSSRRLVSHSSSFNSMTHGGDDIVNYNNDVEDTVNNDVAVVDHNNNDHKYNKKRENVEVPSFRRLLAMNGPEWKQACLGCFNAVLFGAIQPVYSFAMGSVISVYFIEDHDEIKKQIRIYGFCFLGLAVISMVINMLQHYSFAYMGEYLTKRVREKMFSKILTFEVGWFDEDQNSTGSVCSRLAKDANVVRSLVGDRLALVVQTISAVVIAFTMGLIIAWKLAIVMIAVQPLIIYCFYTRRVLLKNMSSKAIKAQDQCSKIAAEAVSNLRTINAFSSQDRILKMLEKAQQGPSHESVRQSWFAGIGLACSQCLNYSTWALDFWYGGKLVSQGYISAKALFKTFMILVSTGRVIADAGSMTSDLAKGSDAIGSVFAILDRYTKIKPNDLRGYKAEKLIGIIELFDVHFAYPARPNVMIFQGFSIKIDAGKSTALVGESGSGKSTIIGLIERFYDPLKGIVTIDGRDIKTYNLRSLREHIALVSQEPTLFSGTIRENIAYGAYDDKVDESEIIEASKAASAHDFISSLKDGYDTLCGDRGVQLSGGQKQRIAIARAILKNPEVLLLDEATSALDSQSEKLVQDALERVMVGRTSVVVAHRLSTIQNCDLIAVLDKGIVVEKGTHSNLLSKGPSGAYYSLVSLQRRPNNLISYSSHEIN